The segment GGAGCGGCCGGAGTCGGCATCTTGGCGAACTTCACGCGGGTGGTCGGCGCGACCTGCTTCGGCTTGTTCGCTTCGCGTTTGCCACCGGCTTCGCCCGGTTCCGGGCCACGACCGCCGCCGAGCACACGGACTTTGCCGCGAGCGCCGCCGCCGGGAGCGATGTAGTCGTCGCGGCGAATCGCGTTGATTTCGCTCGAATCTTCTGCGCCCGCAGGAGTCGCTTCCGGAGCTTCGAATTCGGCCGGTTCCACCATCGTCGGTTGCGACGCAGCCGGAGCTTCGGTCGACTCGACGGCGGGAGCTTCGGCGGCCGGCATTTCGACGCTCAGCTCTTCTTCCGGCAGTTCCTCAACGCCGGCGTCGGCAGGTCGCGCGGTGCGACCATGGACGGCCAACGGAGCGTTGCCGGAGCGAATGGTGCGAATCTCTTTCGGGCGGCCGGTCTGGACGGGGCGTTCCTCGCGGATCGGCTGTTCGATCGCCGGTTCCTTCGAGTCGCTGGCCGCCTTCGGCTTGCGATCTTGCTTCTTACCGCCGCCGGAGATGTAAGACTTGACTTTCTCGAGCTCTTCGTCGGTCAAACTGGCGAGCGCAGAGCCCTTGCCAGTGACGCCGGCGCGATTGCAGATTTCGACCAGCTCTTTGCTGTCGATATCGAGCTCTTTCGCTAACGCGTAGATACGTATGGGCACTTTGGCCTTCCTGTCATTGCCGGTCGAACGATTTCGTGCCGGGCTTCCGGTTACCGCTTATGTCATCCCTTATTCTCCGCTAGTGGAGTAGCTCTTTGGGCAACCTTCAAAGAGCCGTGGCGTTACGCTTCCGTCGCCGACAAGGCGACGGTCATATGTCTTGGTATCGTCCTGCGACATGACTGTCGTACGTCGTAGCCGGGGCTACGACGCATCTCCCGAAGGAGCGTCATCGTCTGCAGGCGGAGTCGCCGGCGGAGCGCTGTTGGGCGCTGAGCCAGGATTTTGTTGGTCTGAGCGGTTGCGGCGGCGTTCGTTTTCGAGCGCCCGTTCCGCTTCCATGCCGCGAGTTTCCGCTTCGTCGCGAATCCGATCGACCTCGTCTTCGGTGTACGTGCCCATCGCCATCAAGGCGTCGGATTCGATCACCGAAAGGTCGTCGTACGACAAAAAGCCTTCGCCGACCAGTTGTTCGGCGACGCTGTCGGTGATCCCTTCAATTTGCATGAAGCCGGTCACCGCACGGTCAATTTGCTCTTCAAGCTCTTCGCGGAGCATGATTTCAATATCCCATCCGCACAGCTTGCTCGCCAGACGGACGTTCTGTCCGCGGCGGCCGATCGCCAGCGAAAGTTGATCTTCCCGCACCAGGACGATCGCGCGTCCCATCATCTTGCAGAGGATCACTTCTTCCACTTCGGCCGGCTGCAGCGCGTTGGGGATCAGCGTCTCCGGATCATCGGTCCAGCGAACGATATCAATCCGTTCGCCCGACAATTCGTCGACGATGTTCTTAATGCGATTGCCGCGGACGCCGACGCACGCGCCGACGCAGTCGACGCGCTGATCGCTGCTGTCGACGGCGACCTTGCTGCGGTAGCCCGGTTCGCGGCTGATGTTCTTGATTTCGATGACGTTGTCCGAGATTTCAGGAATTTCCTGCTCGAACAGACGCTGCACGAACTTCTTGTTGGCGCGGCTCAGAACCACTTTGACGCGGCTCCCTTGCTTCCGCACTTCCAAGACGATCGCACGTACGCGGTCGTTGGCGTGGAACGATTCGCCCGGAATCTGTTCCGATCGCGGCAAAATCGCTTCGACGTTCCCCAACGCGACGATCGCCGCGCCCCCTTCGGCGCGATGGACCGTACCGTTGACCATTTGGCCAACCATTTCGTCGTATTCGTCGTGCAGCGAGTCGCGTT is part of the Blastopirellula sediminis genome and harbors:
- the nusA gene encoding transcription termination factor NusA; its protein translation is MNPSEVLRIVDAIHRDKNIDKEVVFQAIESALVSATRKYHSEDSEVVINIDRQDGSISGHIDGIAVDPEETVGRIGAQTAKQVIIQKIREAERDSLHDEYDEMVGQMVNGTVHRAEGGAAIVALGNVEAILPRSEQIPGESFHANDRVRAIVLEVRKQGSRVKVVLSRANKKFVQRLFEQEIPEISDNVIEIKNISREPGYRSKVAVDSSDQRVDCVGACVGVRGNRIKNIVDELSGERIDIVRWTDDPETLIPNALQPAEVEEVILCKMMGRAIVLVREDQLSLAIGRRGQNVRLASKLCGWDIEIMLREELEEQIDRAVTGFMQIEGITDSVAEQLVGEGFLSYDDLSVIESDALMAMGTYTEDEVDRIRDEAETRGMEAERALENERRRNRSDQQNPGSAPNSAPPATPPADDDAPSGDAS